In one Colletotrichum destructivum chromosome 2, complete sequence genomic region, the following are encoded:
- a CDS encoding Putative EF-hand domain-containing protein, producing the protein MAPPYGLTEEQFRDYKAVFSVFDRDGTGAINAEEFQIAMKSLGLNPSIKEVNELIAEVDPNNDGGIDFNEFLQLMSEAPAPSSKDSDTNKELVAAFKVFDKDNSGSVSPSELRQVLLSLGQRATDEEIEEMIRHADLDGNGSIDYQEFVHLMAPKDGKK; encoded by the exons ATG GCTCCTCCCTACGGTCTCACTGAAGAGCAGTTTAGAGACTAcaaggccgtcttctccgtcttc GACCGCGATGGCACTG GTGCCATCAACGCCGAGGAGTTCCAGATCGCCATGAAGTCGCTTGGCCTGAACCCCAGCATCAAGGAGGTCAACGAGCTTatcgccgaggtcgatcccaacaacgacggcggcatcgatTTCAACG AATTCCTCCAGCTCATGAGCGAGGCccccgcgccgtcgagcaaGGACTCGGACACCAACAAAGAGCTCGTTGCCGCCTTCAAGGTCTTTGACAAGGACAACAGCGGctccgtctcgccctcggAGCTGCGTCAGGTGCTGCTGTCTCTCGGCCAGCGCGCCACCGATGAGGAGATTGAGGAGATGATCAGACACGCCGATCTGGACGGCAATGGTTCCATCGACT ACCAAGAATTCGTCCACCTCATGGCCCCGAAAGACGGCAAGAAATAA
- a CDS encoding Putative cysteine-rich transmembrane CYSTM domain-containing protein, whose product MSGYPPQQQPYYGAPPPPQGGYPPQGYPPPGQQPMYYPPQGQAPPPQEEKKDDKGCLYGCIATLCCCWLCGETCECCLECLTCCF is encoded by the exons ATGTCTGGATACCCTCCTCAGCAGCA GCCCTACTACGgcgccccccctcctcctcaggGCGGCTACCCTCCCCAAGGTTACCCCCCTCCCGGCCAGCAGCCC ATGTACTACCCTCCCCAGGGCCaggccccccctccccaggaggagaagaaggatgacAAGGGCTGCCTCTACGGCTG CATCGCCACtctctgctgctgttggctCTGCGGAGAGACCTGCGAGTGCTGCCTTGAGTGCCTGACCTGCTGCTTCTAA
- a CDS encoding Putative peptidase C14, caspase domain, Caspase-like domain superfamily gives MSGYPGQYGYGSGGHDGGYGGGGHHQGGGGYGSHHQGGGGGYGGYQPPPGPPPSQHHGGYGGGGGYDRPPPGPPPGQGSYGYNQPPPNPNPDQSYIGRYAPPPHPPPPGLDVYGYPVSSGHQGRPHMPTVNSNDWAHGNRHAPPPPPSGAQQFGHGAPEGYSFQYSTCQGKRKALLIGINYFGQDGELRGCINDVKNLSAFLVEKYGYRREDMVILTDDQQQPMGQPTKNNILRAMHWLVQGAQPNDSLFFHYSGHGGQTEDIDGDEDDGYDEVIYPVDYKEAGHIVDDEMHHIMVKPLQPGVRLTAIFDSCHSGSALDLPYIYSTKGVLKEPNLAKEAGQGLFKAFTAYASGDLGGVANSIFSFGKRAIAGDDAYEKTKETRTSPADVIMWSGSKDSQTSADATIANQATGAMSYAFITALKNNPQQSYVELLNSIRDVLEEKYTQLPQLSSSHPIDTDLLYVM, from the exons ATGTCAGGTTACCCCGGACAGTACGGTTACGGCTCCGGTGGCCACGACGGAGGCtacggaggcggcggtcaCCACCAGGGAGGCGGTGGCTACGGCTCACACCACCagggaggcggaggaggctACGGCGGATACCAGCCGCCCcccggcccgccgccctcgcaaCACCACGGAGGctatggcggcggcggtggctaCGACCGCCCGCCTCCCGGCCCCCCTCCGGGTCAGGGTAGCTACGGCTACAATCAACCGCCGCCCAACCCGAACCCGGACCAGAGCTACATCGGCAGGTATGCTCCCCCTCCGCACCCGCCACCACCCGGCCTTGACGTCTATGGCTACCCTGTCAGTTCCGGACACCAGGGAAGACCCC ACATGCCTACGGTGAACTCCAACGACTGGGCCCACGGCAACCGCCACGCGCCACCCCCACCGCCCTCGGGCGCCCAGCAGTTCGGTCACGGTGCCCCCGAGGGCTACAGCTTCCAGTACTCCACCTGTCAGGGCAAGCGTAAGGCCCTGctcatcggcatcaactacttcggccaggacggcgagctcCGCGGCTGCATCAACGACGTCAAGAACCTCTcggccttcctcgtcgagaagtACGGCTACCGGCGCGAGGACATGGTCATCCTCACCGAcgaccagcagcagcccatGGGCCAGCCGACCAAGAACAACATCCTCCGCGCCATGCACTGGCTCGTCCAGGGCGCCCAGCCCAACGACTCGCTCTTCTTCCACTACTCGGGCCACGGCGGCCAGACCGAGGACattgacggcgacgaggacgacggctACGATGAGGTCATTTACCCTGTTGACTATAAAGAGGCCGGCcacatcgtcgacgacgagatgcACCACATCATGGTCAAGCCCCTGCAGCCCGGCGTGCGCCTGACAGCCATCTTCGACTCGTGCCACTCAGGCTCCGCTCTCGACCTGCCCTACATCTACTCCACAAAGGGTGTTCTCAAGGAGCCCAACCTGGCCAAGGaagccggccagggcctgTTCAAGGCTTTCACGGCCTACGCCTcgggcgacctcggcggcgtcgccaacTCCATCTTCAGCTTCGGCAAacgcgccatcgccggcgacgacgcctACGAGAAGACCAAAGAAAcccgcacctcgcccgccgacgTCATTATGTGGTCTGGCAGCAAGGACAGCCAGACATC GGCCGACGCCACCATTGCCAATCAGGCCACGGGCGCCATGTCCTACGCCTTCATCACCGCCCTCAAGAACAACCCTCAGCAGAGCTACGTCGAGCTACTCAACAGCATCCGCGACGTGCTGGAGGAGAAGTACACTCAGCTGCCCCAGCTTTCGAGCAGTCACCCGATCG ACACGGATCTTCTTTACGTGATGTAA
- a CDS encoding Putative nitrogen regulatory protein PII/ATP phosphoribosyltransferase translates to MSQFTEKLMTKQSLEGRLLFAVPKKGRLNSATLNLLEGADIQFRRENRLDIALVKNLPIALIFLPAADIPTFVGEGRVDLGITGWDQVREHDAGVIATNKARRASVELGSNGVEALQKAGGCEMVMELGFGHCKLQTQVPEKGAYSTTEDLIGKTIGTSFVNLAEEHFAKLELGVDSDGNSNTSPKKLRTKIIELSGSVEAACALGVADGIVDLVESGETMRAAGLKAIDTVVDSQACLIKSRSPSNIELVELIAARIRGVITAQRFVLCQYNIERSRLADAKAITPGKRAPTITTLDEEGWVAVSSMVEKKKIALVMDNLTRVGAQDILVLDIHNTR, encoded by the exons ATGAGCCAGTTCACGGAGAAGCTAATGACGAAGCAAAGCCTCGAGGGCCGACTCCTGTTCGCCGTGCCTAAGA AGGGACGCTTGAACTCCGCGACACTCAACCTACTTGAGGGAGCCGACATCCAGTTCCGCCGCGAGAACCGTCTCGACATTGCGCTCGTAAAGAACCTTCCCATcgccctcatcttcctccccGCTGCCGATATCCCCACCTTCGTTGGCGAGGGTCGCGTCGACCTCGGAATCACGGGTTGGGACCAGGTCCGGGAGCACGATGCCGGTGTCATCGCTACCAACAAGGCCCGGAGAGCCTCTGTCGAGCTGGGCTCTAACGGTGTAGAGGCCCTTCAGAAGGCTGGAGGCTGTGAGATGGTCATGGAGCTCGGTTTCGGGCACTGCAAGCTGCAGACCCAGGTCCCCGAGAAGGGCGCGTactcgacgacggaggacTTGATTGGCAAGACCATCGGCACCAGTTTCGTGAATCTGGCGGAGGAGCACTTTGCCAAGCTGGAATTGGGCGTCGACTCGGATGGCAATAGCAACACCTCGCCCAAGAAGCTTCGCACTAAGATCATCGAGCTCAGCGGCAGTGTCGAGGCCGCTTGCGCGCTGGGTGTCGCCGATGGCATCGTTGACCTTGTCG AGTCTGGCGAGACCATGAGAGCCGCTGgcctcaaggccatcgacaccgtcgtcgactcgCAAGCGTGCCTTATCAAGTCCCGCTCGCCGTCAAACattgagctcgtcgagctcatTGCCGCTCGTATTCGCGGTGTCATCACCGCTCAGAGATTCGTCCTGTGCCAGTACAACATCGAGAGATCCCGCCTGGCCGATGCCAAGGCGATCACCCCTGGCAAGCGGGCGCCAACCATCACTACGCTGGATGAGGAAGGCTGGGTCGCCGTCAGCTCCAtggtcgagaagaagaagattgCCCTCGTGATGGACAACCTGACCCGCGTTGGCGCCCAGGACATTTTGGTGCTTGATATCCACAACACTCGATAG